In Helianthus annuus cultivar XRQ/B chromosome 3, HanXRQr2.0-SUNRISE, whole genome shotgun sequence, a single window of DNA contains:
- the LOC110894469 gene encoding protein DETOXIFICATION 19, with protein sequence MSETTTPLVAKGGGGRWWKTILDWEEAKNQLVFSFPMIITNASYYAIPLASVMFVGHLGDVELAASNLANSWANVTGFSFMIGLSGALETLCGQGFGAKVYRMLGVYLQASCWISIFFSILISVVWYSTEPILILLHQDPEIAKMAALYIKYLIPGLFAFGFMHNILRFLQTQSIVNPLIWCSLVPFIVHLAFNYVLVYHTSLGYIGSPLAVSITFCISALMLAGYVLLSQKFKETWQGFSMESFNYVLVGLKLALPSAAMICLEYWAFEILVLLAGILPNSEITTSLIAMCVNTQAISYNFMYGLSAAASTRVSNELGARNIERAKHAMTVTLKLSVVVALVIVSALGFGHNIWAGLFSDSPVIISEYASMTPLLVFSIMVDSIQGVLSGVARGCGWQHLAVYINIGTFYLIGMPVALILTFLLNLYAKGLWIGLITGLSCQTGALLLLVYLNRWTRVELNGGNNLENVIHV encoded by the exons ATGTCGGAAACCACAACTCCATTGGTGGCCAAGGGGGGTGGCGGCCGGTGGTGGAAGACGATACTAGATTGGGAAGAAGCTAAGAATCAGCTAGTGTTTTCTTTTCCTATGATTATAACTAATGCTTCTTATTATGCAATACCCTTAGCATCCGTCATGTTCGTTGGCCACCTCGGAGATGTTGAGCTCGCAGCCTCAAACCTTGCTAACTCTTGGGCCAACGTCACCGGTTTCTCCTTCATG ATTGGGCTAAGTGGTGCCTTGGAAACATTATGTGGGCAAGGATTTGGCGCAAAAGTTTACAGAATGTTAGGAGTATATCTTCAAGCATCTTGTTGGATTTCCATCTTCTTCTCCATCCTCATCTCAGTTGTTTGGTATTCCACTGAACCTATACTCATTTTACTTCACCAAGATCCTGAAATCGCGAAAATGGCCGCTCTCTACATCAAATATCTTATCCCTGGACTATTCGCATTCGGGTTTATGCACAACATATTGAGATTTCTCCAAACACAATCGATCGTAAACCCTTTAATATGGTGTTCATTAGTCCCATTCATCGTCCATCTCGCCTTTAATTATGTACTCGTGTATCACACGTCTTTGGGTTACATCGGCTCCCCTTTGGCTGTTTCGATTACGTTTTGTATCTCAGCACTTATGCTGGCAGGATATGTGCTTTTGAGTCAAAAGTTTAAGGAAACATGGCAAGGTTTTTCGATGGAGTCGTTTAATTATGTTCTTGTTGGTTTAAAACTCGCCCTTCCGTCTGCTGCTATGATTTG CTTAGAGTATTGGGCTTTTGAAATACTTGTGCTTCTGGCTGGGATTTTGCCAAATTCTGAAATAACAACTTCTTTGATTGCAATGTG TGTAAATACACAAGCTATCAGCTACAATTTTATGTACGGGCTCAGTGCCGCTGCAAG CACACGCGTGTCAAATGAGCTGGGAGCTAGGAATATCGAAAGAGCTAAACACGCCATGACTGTGACTCTAAAGCTTTCTGTCGTAGTTGCACTTGTTATTGTTTCAGCTTTGGGCTTTGGTCATAATATTTGGGCTGGCCTTTTTAGCGACAGTCCTGTGATCATAAGCGAATACGCTTCTATGACGCCTCTCTTGGTATTCTCCATCATGGTTGATTCTATCCAAGGAGTCTTATCAG GGGTGGCAAGGGGATGCGGTTGGCAACATCTGGCTGTGTACATCAACATAGGAACATTTTATCTTATTGGCATGCCGGTTGCACTTATCCTTACTTTTCTACTGAATCTATATGCAAAG GGGTTGTGGATTGGCTTAATAACCGGTCTCTCGTGTCAAACGGGTGCCCTTCTACTACTAGTGTATCTCAACAGGTGGACGCGAGTGGAACTCAATGGTGGCAATAATTTAGAAAACGTGATCCATGTTTGA
- the LOC110894471 gene encoding uncharacterized protein LOC110894471: MGKGTNKFVKNTKQLFDSQFKFFNRHLGEPLAHLLDIPVKIILSPFTIANDISGSAPRGFGIPEFISKVSYSAIFAVAALGTCDIALELGKKVICQRNCQTCNGWNALRCTMCRGTGKVMYQVKNYTLRSGEKATAEAIADAIAENRAELVHLPATMDLNVPLPSKDCDSCDGSGVMKCPECKDKLQIRISADDIIDPPWKAYNIMKKMDYPYEHIIHSMKDPSIAAFWLITMPQIMGGFEFDDEVKQKIWWQYKENMRYDHLRDAVAKRKPGWEYLQEGLISMDPERARNDPVVVKNIPYYKAKTALETEVMKLNPPPRPQNWGELDVPLNESSWSEEDLKDPKKLYEMTVLLNAQREIAEKILDDQWETNWRQEQLNKMLEEKLQPYIQNIENAVLPQPILTGPPKNDQQSHRRTRRWWFF; encoded by the exons ATGGGGAAAGGCACTAATAAGTTCGTCAAAAACACCAAACAACTCTTCGATAGCCAATTCAAATTCTTCAATCGCCATTTAGGCGAACCCTTGGCCCATTTGCTGGACATACCCGTCAAAATCATACTCTCCCCTTTCACCATCGCCAATGACATTTCCGGTTCTGCCCCTCGTGGCTTTGGCATCCCAGAATTCATCTCCAAAGTTTCTTATTCCGCTATCTTT GCGGTTGCTGCTCTTGGGACTTGTGATATTGCACTGGAGTTGGGAAAGAAAGTGATTTGTCAAAG AAACTGTCAAACTTGCAACGGATGGAATGCTTTAAGGTGTACCATGTGCAGAGGCACAGGGAAAGTCATGTACCAGGTGAAAAACTACACATTAAGAAG TGGAGAGAAAGCAACGGCTGAAGCTATCGCAGACGCCATAGCGGAGAATCGAGCAGAGCTCGTGCATCTTCCCGCCACCATGGATCTTAATGTTCCACTCCCCTCCAAAGACTGCGACAGCTGTGATGGATCC GGTGTGATGAAATGCCCTGAGTGCAAAGATAAATTACAAATCAGGATTTCTGCCGATGAC ATTATCGATCCGCCATGGAAAGCATACAACATAATGAAAAAAATGGACTATCCTTACGAG CATATTATCCACAGCATGAAAGACCCGAGCATTGCTGCATTTTGGTTGATTACGATGCCCCAGATTATGGGAGGATTTGAATTCGATGATGAGGTCAAGCAGAAAATTTGGTGGCAATACAag GAAAATATGCGGTATGATCATCTTCGGGATGCTGTAGCCAAGAGAAAACCTGGATGGGAGTACTTGCAAGAA GGTTTGATCTCAATGGATCCCGAACGTGCAAGGAATGATCCGGTGGTCGTTAAGAACATACCTTACTACAAAGCCAAAACTGCATTAGAGACGGAAGTCATGAAACTTAATCCGCCACCACGACCTCAAAACTGGGGG GAGCTCGATGTTCCACTAAATGAATCTTCATGGAGTGAGGAAGACTTAAAGGATCCAAAAAAGTTGTATGAAATGACGGTTCTTCTCAACGCCCAACGAGAAATTGCAGAAAAGATTTTGGATGATCAGTGGGAAACAAATTGGCGCCAAGAACAG TTGAACAAGATGTTGGAAGAGAAGCTACAACCATACATTCAGAATATTGAAAATGCGGTTCTTCCTCAACCAATATTGACTGGACCCCCGAAAAACGATCAACAG AGTCATCGTCGAACTAGAAGATGGTGGTTTTTTTGA
- the LOC110894470 gene encoding early nodulin-like protein 2, which produces MAFHKSICFLLLIFITFMSSSHAHTFQVGGKDGWTLHPSENYNSWSGRLRFLINDTLHFKYDDGSDSVLVVNKSDYDGCNVNNPITKLDGGDSSFKFDRSGPFYFITGNKSNCDQGQKLTVVVLALRKRSPPPSIATPPSSSTLPPSPVGSPVFPPSKSPVSPPSTAVSPVFPPYMSPVSPPSTAVSPVFPPSMSPVSPPTTAVSPVFPPSMSPISPPTAGSPKLSPFGTPSFSPPAPSPGGGSADSPAGESADSPAGGGSASPPGGGGMSPGGSPGANSTTPSSAATPPLFGITVTSLVTVTLGLSGLI; this is translated from the exons ATGGCGTTTCACAaatctatctgttttttattattAATCTTCATCACTTTCATGTCTTCTTCCCATGCACATACCTTCCAGGTTGGTGGTAAAGATGGCTGGACCTTACACCCTTCTGAAAACTACAACAGCTGGTCCGGCCGATTGCGGTTTCTGATCAACGATACCCTGC ATTTTAAGTATGATGATGGGTCGGATTCTGTTTTGGTGGTGAACAAAAGTGATTATGATGGATGCAATGTTAATAATCCGATCACTAAGCTGGATGGGGGTGATTCGTCGTTTAAGTTTGATCGATCGGGACCATTTTACTTCATTACGGGTAATAAATCGAATTGTGATCAAGGTCAGAAGCTAACTGTGGTGGTTTTGGCGCTTAGAAAGCGATCTCCACCTCCATCCATCGCTACTCCGCCTTCATCGTCGACTTTACCACCGTCTCCGGTTGGTTCCCCTGTCTTTCCACCGTCTAAATCCCCTGTTTCACCACCTTCGACCGCGGTATCCCCTGTTTTTCCACCATATATGTCCCCAGTTTCGCCACCTTCGACAGCGGTATCCCCTGTTTTTCCACCATCTATGTCCCCAGTTTCGCCACCTACGACCGCGGTATCCCCTGTTTTTCCACCATCCATGTCTCCTATTTCACCACCGACCGCAGGGTCCCCTAAGTTATCACCTTTCGGAACTCCTTCCTTCAGTCCACCAGCGCCTTCCCCTGGTGGGGGAAGTGCGGATTCTCCTGCAGGAGAGAGTGCAGATTCCCCTGCTGGAGGAGGGAGTGCATCTCCTCCAGGTGGTGGTGGAATGTCCCCGGGTGGTAGTCCGGGGGCAAACTCGACTACACCATCGTCAGCCGCAACGCCACCACTCTTTGGTATCACCGTTACATCACTTGTAACGGTGACGTTAGGTTTATCGGGGCTTATTTAG